The Petropleomorpha daqingensis genome includes a window with the following:
- a CDS encoding GNAT family N-acetyltransferase, translating into MVSEPGVEGLGRAVGALRQWQDDAAPFQLHPGDLGWFWRFGAEATAAAVRTWSRGGELVAVGLLDGPTLLRLGIAPGLQRDPELARQLITDLGAVLPPGPASVEAPTGALVDERLAEEGWSSDEVWTPLRLELTEPVEEPGVRIEVVGPEQAEVRAAVHRAAFDRSTFTDGSWHAMAGGPAYAEARCLVAHDDGDAVAAVTVWSAGPGRPGLLEPMGVHRDRRGRGHGRAICLAAAAALRDLGSSSATVCTPSANVGGIATYESAGFRRLPERRDRRRDAPGRQPDAAP; encoded by the coding sequence ATGGTCAGCGAGCCAGGGGTCGAGGGCCTCGGTCGGGCGGTGGGCGCGCTGCGGCAGTGGCAGGACGACGCCGCACCGTTCCAGCTGCACCCGGGCGACCTGGGCTGGTTCTGGCGGTTCGGTGCCGAGGCGACGGCCGCGGCGGTGCGGACCTGGAGCCGGGGCGGCGAGCTCGTCGCCGTCGGGCTGCTCGACGGTCCGACGCTGCTGCGCCTGGGGATCGCGCCGGGGCTCCAGCGGGACCCGGAGCTGGCCCGGCAGCTGATCACCGACCTGGGCGCCGTCCTCCCGCCGGGGCCGGCCTCGGTCGAGGCGCCGACGGGCGCACTGGTCGACGAGCGGCTGGCCGAGGAGGGCTGGTCGAGCGACGAGGTGTGGACGCCGCTGCGCCTCGAGCTCACCGAGCCGGTCGAGGAGCCGGGGGTCCGGATCGAGGTGGTCGGGCCTGAGCAGGCGGAGGTGCGGGCCGCCGTCCACCGGGCCGCGTTCGACCGCTCGACGTTCACCGACGGGTCCTGGCACGCGATGGCGGGCGGACCGGCGTACGCCGAGGCGCGCTGCCTGGTCGCCCACGACGACGGCGACGCGGTGGCGGCGGTGACCGTCTGGTCGGCCGGCCCGGGACGACCCGGGTTGCTCGAGCCGATGGGTGTGCACCGGGACCGCCGCGGGCGGGGCCACGGCCGGGCGATCTGCCTGGCCGCGGCCGCCGCGCTCCGCGACCTGGGCTCGTCGAGCGCGACCGTCTGCACACCGAGTGCCAACGTCGGCGGAATCGCCACGTACGAGTCCGCGGGGTTCCGGCGACTCCCCGAGAGACGCGACCGACGCCGGGACGCGCCGGGGCGTCAGCCGGACGCGGCGCCGTAG
- a CDS encoding HU family DNA-binding protein, with protein MNKTDLVSRLTDRFDGDRKAAIAAVNGVLEEIQQGLARGERVILAGFGTFDRRERGPRTGRNPATGETIQIGATVAPVFRAGAGLRQVVTQAAGTAVGTARTAVAEVASVAQAVPAAVASAVAPSDGKAAKPAKAAKPAKASAKKAKADAAKAPKKAAAKSGKKK; from the coding sequence GTGAACAAGACCGACCTGGTGTCGCGGTTGACCGACCGGTTCGACGGCGACCGCAAGGCGGCGATCGCCGCCGTCAACGGTGTGCTCGAGGAGATCCAGCAGGGCCTCGCGCGCGGGGAGCGGGTGATCCTCGCCGGGTTCGGCACCTTCGACCGGCGGGAGCGCGGGCCGCGCACGGGTCGCAACCCGGCCACCGGCGAGACCATCCAGATCGGCGCCACGGTGGCGCCGGTGTTCCGGGCCGGTGCGGGTCTCCGGCAGGTGGTCACCCAGGCGGCCGGGACGGCGGTGGGGACCGCGCGCACCGCCGTGGCGGAGGTGGCCTCGGTCGCCCAGGCCGTCCCAGCGGCGGTGGCGAGTGCCGTTGCCCCCTCCGACGGCAAGGCGGCGAAGCCGGCCAAGGCGGCCAAGCCGGCGAAGGCGTCGGCGAAGAAGGCCAAGGCCGACGCCGCCAAGGCCCCCAAGAAGGCGGCCGCGAAGAGCGGCAAGAAGAAGTAG
- a CDS encoding HpcH/HpaI aldolase family protein, giving the protein MAGPDVDLRQRWAAGQACHGVWSSLPGAVTGEVLARTGVDFVVVDLQHGAVAEAELPGVAAAIGSADAVPLVRTRSPFFADVGRPLDLGARGVIVPNVRDAEHAREVVAACRYAPDGGRSIGRLSGGADQPLVIVMVESATALADLDAVLAVEGIDGVYVGPGDLSLSLGLTGADRRAELREVLSSIIARARAAGVPVGVHAYSGTDAGGYAAEGATIVTVAADAVALGEAVRDHLGVARGH; this is encoded by the coding sequence ATGGCGGGCCCCGACGTCGACCTGCGTCAGCGGTGGGCCGCCGGGCAGGCCTGTCACGGCGTGTGGAGCTCGCTGCCCGGTGCGGTGACCGGCGAGGTGCTGGCCCGGACCGGGGTGGACTTCGTCGTCGTCGACCTGCAGCACGGCGCGGTCGCGGAGGCCGAGCTGCCGGGCGTCGCGGCGGCGATCGGCTCCGCCGACGCCGTGCCGCTGGTCCGGACCCGCAGCCCGTTCTTCGCCGACGTCGGCCGCCCGCTCGACCTGGGTGCCCGGGGCGTGATCGTGCCCAACGTGCGCGATGCCGAGCACGCCCGCGAGGTGGTCGCCGCCTGCCGGTACGCCCCGGACGGCGGCCGGTCGATCGGGCGGCTCTCGGGCGGCGCCGACCAGCCGCTGGTGATCGTCATGGTCGAGTCGGCGACCGCGCTCGCCGATCTCGACGCCGTCCTCGCCGTGGAGGGGATCGACGGCGTGTACGTCGGTCCGGGCGACCTCTCCCTGTCCTTGGGCCTGACCGGTGCCGACCGCCGGGCCGAGCTGCGCGAGGTCCTGTCCTCGATCATCGCCCGGGCCCGTGCCGCCGGGGTGCCGGTCGGCGTGCACGCCTACAGCGGGACCGACGCAGGCGGGTACGCCGCCGAGGGGGCGACGATCGTGACGGTCGCCGCCGACGCCGTGGCGCTGGGCGAGGCCGTGCGGGACCACCTCGGCGTCGCGCGCGGGCACTAG
- a CDS encoding DUF3500 domain-containing protein — protein MAVAVDPGARAVARRMAEAAGSWLDSLEPGQRTVAVGAGPDDDDAERRRWFYTPTDHGGLTFHEQRPAQQRAAMRLVSTGLSAAAYVTVATIIGLENVLDQVEGFLARFDRERGRDPGLYYLRVFGEPGGSAPWGWRFGGHHVSLNNLVVGGAVVATTPCFLGADPATSPLLGGAVNRPLGRVEDLARDLVRSLPPELADRAVLLPAPPSDLVTANRTTVAPGNRVVPLAGIWRGAFADPVEWAKLRAASDAIDAAAGYRDEDHAVLEYTAAPKGVAAAELDAEQRGMLRALLGTYLGRVPDEVSVLSRYDDDAALDAVHVAWAGSTEPGAPNYYRLQGPRLLLEWDNTQRGANHAHSVWRDPGADFGLDVLARHRAEMHA, from the coding sequence ATGGCCGTCGCCGTGGACCCCGGAGCGCGGGCGGTGGCGCGGCGGATGGCCGAGGCGGCCGGCTCCTGGTTGGACAGCCTCGAGCCGGGGCAGCGGACGGTCGCGGTCGGCGCGGGGCCCGACGACGACGACGCCGAGCGCCGGCGCTGGTTCTACACGCCGACCGACCACGGCGGCCTGACCTTCCACGAGCAGCGGCCGGCCCAGCAGCGGGCCGCCATGCGGCTGGTCTCCACCGGCCTGTCCGCGGCCGCCTACGTCACGGTCGCGACGATCATCGGCCTGGAGAACGTGCTCGATCAGGTCGAGGGCTTCCTCGCCCGGTTCGACCGGGAACGCGGTCGTGACCCGGGCCTGTACTACCTGCGCGTGTTCGGCGAACCCGGCGGGAGCGCGCCGTGGGGCTGGCGGTTCGGCGGCCACCACGTCTCGCTGAACAACCTCGTGGTCGGCGGCGCGGTGGTCGCCACGACCCCGTGCTTCCTCGGCGCCGACCCGGCCACGTCGCCGCTGCTGGGCGGGGCGGTCAACCGGCCGCTGGGCCGGGTCGAGGACCTCGCGCGCGACCTCGTCCGGTCGCTGCCGCCGGAGCTGGCCGACCGCGCGGTGCTGCTGCCGGCCCCGCCGTCCGACCTCGTCACCGCCAACCGCACGACGGTCGCGCCGGGGAACCGGGTGGTCCCGCTGGCCGGGATCTGGCGGGGCGCCTTCGCCGACCCGGTCGAGTGGGCCAAGCTGCGGGCCGCCAGCGACGCCATCGACGCGGCCGCGGGCTACCGCGACGAGGACCACGCGGTGCTGGAGTACACGGCGGCGCCCAAGGGGGTCGCCGCCGCCGAGCTGGACGCCGAGCAGCGGGGCATGCTGCGGGCGCTGCTCGGCACCTACCTCGGCCGGGTCCCCGACGAGGTGTCGGTGCTCTCCCGCTACGACGACGACGCCGCCCTCGACGCGGTGCACGTCGCCTGGGCCGGGTCGACCGAGCCCGGGGCGCCGAACTACTACCGGCTGCAGGGGCCGCGCCTGCTTCTCGAGTGGGACAACACCCAGCGCGGGGCGAACCACGCGCACTCCGTGTGGCGCGATCCGGGTGCCGACTTCGGCCTCGACGTCCTGGCCCGGCACCGGGCGGAGATGCACGCCTGA
- a CDS encoding AurF N-oxygenase family protein: MTTIDDTATTREGSIAERLLQSSQELSYDPLVEVDWDTPLDRSHHGASPEWSTLYGTPYWDELSESKRAELTRHESASVACTGIWFEIVLQQMVLRDMYTADRKSPEFQWALTEIADECRHSIMFARGVEKLDAPAYLPSRKVLELGRFFKTVAWGEAAYAAILVAEEVLDVMQRDWMRDERVAPFVRTINNIHVVEESRHMKFARDEVAERMKGAGPVRRHVSAMLVASAAYHIVTSMVSPKVYADVGLDVARAKREAAANEHYTSLLRSSCRNLMEFLHGVGLLTPPAAQMYKRANLL, translated from the coding sequence ATGACCACCATCGACGACACCGCCACCACTCGCGAGGGCTCGATCGCGGAGCGCCTGCTGCAGTCCAGCCAGGAGCTCTCCTACGACCCGCTGGTCGAGGTCGACTGGGACACCCCGCTCGACCGGAGCCACCACGGCGCCAGCCCCGAGTGGTCGACCCTCTACGGAACGCCCTACTGGGACGAGCTGAGCGAGAGCAAGCGCGCCGAGCTCACCCGCCACGAGTCGGCGTCGGTCGCCTGCACCGGCATCTGGTTCGAGATCGTGCTGCAGCAGATGGTGCTGCGGGACATGTACACCGCCGACCGGAAGTCGCCGGAGTTCCAGTGGGCGCTCACCGAGATCGCCGACGAGTGCCGGCACTCGATCATGTTCGCCCGCGGCGTGGAGAAGCTGGACGCGCCGGCCTACCTGCCCTCGCGCAAGGTGCTGGAGCTGGGCCGGTTCTTCAAGACGGTCGCCTGGGGCGAGGCGGCCTACGCCGCGATCCTGGTCGCCGAGGAGGTCCTCGACGTCATGCAGCGCGACTGGATGCGCGACGAGCGGGTGGCGCCGTTCGTGCGCACGATCAACAACATCCACGTCGTCGAGGAGTCGCGGCACATGAAGTTCGCCCGCGACGAGGTGGCCGAGCGCATGAAGGGCGCCGGGCCGGTGCGCCGGCACGTCAGCGCGATGCTCGTCGCGTCGGCCGCATACCACATCGTGACCAGCATGGTCAGCCCGAAGGTCTACGCCGACGTCGGCCTGGACGTGGCCCGCGCCAAGCGCGAGGCCGCGGCGAACGAGCACTACACGTCGCTGCTGCGCTCCAGCTGCCGCAACCTCATGGAGTTCCTGCACGGCGTCGGCCTGCTGACACCACCGGCCGCGCAGATGTACAAACGGGCGAACCTGCTCTGA
- a CDS encoding FAD-dependent oxidoreductase: MTYVITQNCCKDATCVSACPVNCIAPVPGAADFDEPPMLFIDPAVCIDCGACADACPVDAAVPADALSEAEQVYADLNADYYRGREPVSPVASGPLFHAWDEARFDWSLPSDFRGLDVAVVGTGPAGLYAAELLLLRTRSTVTFVDRLSTPGGLIRYGVAPDHPSTKRIGRTLGRLHDHPRVRTVLGVDVGTDVPVDELARHFDAVVYAVGAATGRRLEVPGEDLPGIHTGPEFVGWYNGHPDVPADAVRLDDERALVIGTGNVALDVARILSTDPDRLAGTEIADAALDALRTSAVREVVLLGRRGPEHAAYTGPELLALRRLPDVELVVDDSDPAIGEAIDAAAPGSQAALLQGVRRASFDHAGPPKPGRRIVLRFASSVTRMLGDDAVRGVCLDDGSTLLAGPVVSAIGYGGHEVPGLPFDRANGTVPHQAGRITGAPGAYSVGWFKRGSSGGIGDNRVDAAETVRTLLDDALAGRLPARDGSPRSFARVARAARKAARKRS, from the coding sequence ATGACCTACGTCATCACGCAGAACTGCTGCAAGGACGCCACCTGCGTCTCGGCCTGCCCGGTCAACTGCATCGCGCCGGTGCCCGGTGCCGCGGACTTCGACGAGCCGCCGATGCTGTTCATCGACCCGGCGGTGTGCATCGACTGCGGCGCCTGCGCCGACGCCTGCCCGGTCGACGCCGCCGTCCCGGCGGACGCGCTGAGCGAGGCCGAGCAGGTCTACGCCGACCTCAACGCCGACTACTACCGCGGCCGGGAGCCGGTGTCGCCGGTGGCCTCCGGGCCGCTGTTCCACGCCTGGGACGAGGCGCGCTTCGACTGGTCGCTGCCCAGCGACTTCCGGGGTCTGGACGTCGCCGTCGTCGGCACCGGGCCGGCCGGGCTGTACGCGGCCGAGCTGCTCCTGCTGCGCACCCGCTCGACCGTCACCTTCGTCGACCGGCTCTCGACACCGGGCGGGCTGATCCGCTACGGCGTGGCCCCCGACCACCCCAGCACCAAGCGGATCGGGCGCACGCTCGGCCGGCTGCACGACCACCCCCGAGTGCGCACGGTGCTCGGCGTCGACGTCGGCACCGACGTGCCCGTCGACGAGCTGGCCCGGCACTTCGACGCGGTCGTCTACGCCGTCGGCGCGGCCACCGGCCGCCGGCTGGAGGTGCCGGGGGAGGACCTGCCCGGCATCCACACCGGTCCGGAGTTCGTCGGCTGGTACAACGGCCACCCGGACGTGCCGGCCGACGCCGTCCGGCTGGACGACGAGCGGGCGCTGGTCATCGGCACCGGCAACGTCGCCCTCGACGTCGCCCGGATCCTCAGCACCGACCCCGACCGGCTGGCGGGCACCGAGATCGCCGACGCCGCGCTGGACGCGCTGCGGACCTCGGCGGTGCGCGAGGTGGTGCTGCTCGGCCGCCGCGGCCCGGAGCACGCCGCCTACACGGGGCCCGAGCTCCTGGCGCTGCGCCGGCTGCCCGACGTGGAGCTGGTCGTCGACGACTCCGACCCCGCGATCGGCGAGGCCATCGACGCAGCTGCGCCCGGCAGCCAGGCGGCGCTGCTGCAGGGGGTGCGGCGGGCGTCGTTCGACCACGCCGGACCGCCGAAGCCGGGCCGCCGGATCGTGCTGCGCTTCGCCAGCTCGGTGACCCGCATGCTCGGGGACGACGCCGTCCGCGGGGTGTGCCTGGACGACGGCAGCACGCTGCTGGCCGGGCCGGTCGTCAGCGCCATCGGCTACGGCGGCCACGAGGTGCCCGGGCTGCCCTTCGACCGGGCCAACGGCACCGTGCCGCACCAGGCCGGGCGGATCACCGGGGCTCCGGGCGCCTACTCCGTCGGCTGGTTCAAGCGGGGCTCGTCCGGGGGCATCGGCGACAACCGGGTCGATGCCGCGGAGACGGTCCGCACGCTGCTCGACGACGCTCTCGCCGGCCGGTTGCCCGCGCGGGACGGCTCCCCGCGGTCCTTCGCCCGCGTGGCCCGTGCGGCCAGGAAGGCTGCCAGGAAGCGGAGCTAG
- a CDS encoding heavy metal-binding domain-containing protein has translation MTEWDGRGLPPAAAARMARFQADGVHTSLLDVPGAAAVTGVGLPPVGEVMGCMVEHIGWAGFGGCGYWGPGAGWGLGTVTSGSGARYAGFAPYVDALYRGYDTALHRMLTEAQAMGADGVVGVRLSVEHLGQDNREFVALGTAVRAAGPVHAPRPFVTDLPGADVAKLLHAGWVPVSIAFGISVAIRHDDYATQQQARAWGYNTEVSGYTELVQHVRHDARTRFAEHTARAGAEGAIVSHMDLQIWEREPAEGHRDHVAESTVFGTTLVRFHRGRTAPTRALTVLPLRRV, from the coding sequence ATGACGGAGTGGGACGGCCGCGGTCTCCCTCCCGCGGCGGCCGCTCGCATGGCGCGGTTCCAGGCCGACGGGGTGCACACGTCGCTGCTCGACGTCCCGGGCGCCGCCGCCGTCACCGGCGTCGGCCTGCCGCCGGTCGGCGAGGTCATGGGCTGCATGGTCGAGCACATCGGCTGGGCGGGGTTCGGCGGCTGCGGCTACTGGGGACCCGGCGCGGGCTGGGGCCTGGGCACCGTGACCAGCGGCTCCGGCGCGCGCTACGCGGGCTTCGCGCCGTACGTCGACGCGCTCTACCGCGGCTACGACACCGCGCTGCACCGCATGCTCACCGAGGCCCAGGCGATGGGCGCCGACGGCGTCGTCGGCGTCCGGCTCTCCGTCGAGCACCTCGGGCAGGACAACCGGGAGTTCGTCGCGCTCGGCACCGCCGTCCGCGCCGCCGGCCCGGTGCACGCCCCGCGGCCGTTCGTCACCGATCTGCCCGGCGCCGACGTCGCCAAGCTGCTGCACGCCGGGTGGGTGCCGGTCTCGATCGCGTTCGGCATCTCGGTCGCGATCCGCCACGACGACTACGCCACCCAGCAGCAGGCCCGCGCGTGGGGCTACAACACCGAGGTCTCCGGCTACACCGAGCTGGTGCAGCACGTGCGGCACGACGCCCGGACCCGGTTCGCCGAGCACACCGCCCGGGCCGGCGCCGAGGGCGCGATCGTCTCGCACATGGACCTGCAGATCTGGGAGCGCGAGCCGGCGGAGGGCCACCGCGACCACGTCGCCGAGTCCACCGTCTTCGGCACCACGCTCGTCCGCTTCCACCGGGGGCGCACCGCGCCGACCCGAGCCCTGACCGTCCTCCCGCTGCGGCGGGTCTGA
- a CDS encoding heavy metal-binding domain-containing protein, producing the protein MTIEANELGVPEDALRRLAEMRPGQRTTLFTSDLSVNEFLLVREAGFRPLGLVLGSSIYHVGFQMGRWSRNQELETLSQAMYHARELAMTRMEAEADVLGADGIVGVRLDIEFKEFGSDLAEFIAVGTAVKADEAHARTPDGFSWRNNQSKPFTSDLSGQDFWTLLQAGYAPLGMVMGSCVYHIAHQRFWQAIGNTGQNVEIPQFTEALYDARELAMSRMQAEAESLQAEGIVGVQLLSLPHRWGGHTTEFFAIGTAVRPLREDHTIATPSLVLPLTDAP; encoded by the coding sequence ATGACCATCGAGGCCAACGAGCTCGGCGTCCCCGAGGACGCCCTGCGCAGGCTCGCCGAGATGCGGCCGGGGCAGCGGACGACGCTGTTCACCTCGGACCTGTCGGTCAACGAGTTCCTGCTGGTCCGGGAGGCCGGGTTCCGGCCGCTCGGCCTGGTGCTGGGCAGCTCGATCTACCACGTCGGCTTCCAGATGGGCCGGTGGAGCAGGAACCAGGAGCTCGAGACGCTCTCGCAGGCGATGTACCACGCCCGCGAGCTGGCGATGACCCGCATGGAGGCCGAGGCCGACGTGCTCGGTGCCGACGGGATCGTCGGCGTGCGGCTGGACATCGAGTTCAAGGAGTTCGGCTCCGACCTGGCCGAATTCATCGCCGTCGGGACGGCGGTCAAGGCCGACGAGGCGCACGCCCGGACGCCGGACGGGTTCTCCTGGCGCAACAACCAGAGCAAGCCGTTCACCTCGGACCTGTCCGGCCAGGACTTCTGGACGCTGCTGCAGGCGGGCTACGCGCCGCTCGGCATGGTGATGGGCAGCTGCGTCTACCACATCGCCCACCAGCGGTTCTGGCAGGCGATCGGCAACACCGGGCAGAACGTGGAGATCCCGCAGTTCACCGAGGCGCTCTACGACGCCCGCGAGCTGGCGATGAGCCGGATGCAGGCCGAGGCCGAGTCGCTGCAGGCCGAGGGGATCGTCGGCGTGCAGCTGCTGTCGCTGCCGCACCGCTGGGGCGGGCACACCACCGAGTTCTTCGCGATCGGCACCGCCGTCCGGCCGCTGCGCGAGGACCACACGATCGCCACGCCGTCGCTGGTGCTGCCCCTGACGGACGCGCCGTGA
- a CDS encoding primary-amine oxidase, producing MTLTAPKTTATHPLSRMTAEEIAAAKAVVADAGLLRATSKFVYVGLEEPHKRDVLGWTPGTPIERRLRVLLLDRATGHGRDLTVSVTAGAVVRDEEIDAVAEGQLPILDAEFEAIEPILAEDERWVSAMAKRGLDVADVRAVPLSAGSYFPEEFGHRTVRVLGFHQADEADLPWAHPVDGVVAYVDITRGVATAVHDHFDLPVPAERGEWDGPAHPATPRDLKPIEITQPEGPSFTVEDDVVRWAGWEFRVGFDAREGLVLNQLSIDGRSVVYRASIAEMVVPYADPSPVRFWQNYFDTGEYLFARYTNSLELGCDCLGEIHYFDALLADEDGNPRTIPNAICLHEEDYGVGWKHTDLFNQMAETRRSRRLVISFFTTIGNYDYGFYWYLYTDGTIQLESKATGIVFTSAFRGEEHPYATEIAPGLGAPFHQHLFSARLDMAVDGQRNTVHEVDAVRVPMGDGNPYGNAFTRRLTPLTRESEAARASDATVGRTWHVLNSARTNRLGQPVGYALHPQNAPVLLADDGSSIHQRANFSTKSLWVTAYDPAERYPAGDFVNQHPGSGGLPTFVEDDAPLEDADVVLWHTFGLTHFPRPEDWPVMPTDYTGFTLKPVGFFDRNPALGLPRSTSSHCASHE from the coding sequence ATGACCCTCACCGCCCCGAAGACCACCGCCACCCACCCCTTGTCGCGGATGACCGCCGAGGAGATCGCCGCCGCGAAGGCGGTCGTCGCGGACGCCGGGCTGCTGCGGGCGACCAGCAAGTTCGTCTACGTCGGCCTCGAGGAGCCGCACAAGCGCGACGTCCTCGGCTGGACGCCGGGGACGCCGATCGAGCGGCGGCTGCGCGTGCTGCTGCTCGACCGCGCCACCGGCCACGGCCGCGACCTCACCGTCTCGGTGACCGCAGGCGCCGTCGTCCGCGACGAGGAGATCGACGCCGTCGCCGAGGGGCAGCTGCCGATCCTCGACGCGGAGTTCGAGGCGATCGAGCCGATCCTCGCCGAGGACGAGCGCTGGGTCTCCGCCATGGCCAAGCGCGGTCTGGACGTGGCGGACGTGCGCGCCGTACCGCTGTCGGCCGGGTCGTACTTCCCGGAGGAGTTCGGCCACCGCACCGTCCGCGTGCTCGGCTTCCACCAGGCCGACGAGGCCGACCTGCCGTGGGCGCACCCGGTGGACGGCGTCGTCGCCTACGTCGACATCACGCGCGGCGTGGCGACCGCGGTGCACGACCACTTCGACCTGCCCGTGCCGGCCGAGCGCGGCGAGTGGGACGGCCCCGCGCACCCGGCGACACCCCGCGACCTGAAGCCCATCGAGATCACCCAGCCCGAGGGCCCGAGCTTCACGGTCGAGGACGACGTCGTCCGCTGGGCGGGCTGGGAGTTCCGGGTCGGCTTCGACGCCCGCGAGGGCCTCGTGCTCAACCAGCTCTCGATCGACGGCCGCTCGGTGGTCTACCGGGCCTCGATCGCCGAGATGGTCGTGCCCTACGCCGACCCCTCACCGGTCCGGTTCTGGCAGAACTACTTCGACACCGGCGAATACCTCTTCGCCCGGTACACGAACTCCCTCGAGCTCGGCTGCGACTGCCTCGGCGAGATCCACTACTTCGACGCGCTGCTCGCCGACGAGGACGGCAACCCGCGCACCATCCCCAACGCCATCTGCCTGCACGAGGAGGACTACGGCGTCGGCTGGAAGCACACCGACCTGTTCAACCAGATGGCCGAGACCCGCCGGTCGCGGCGGCTGGTGATCAGCTTCTTCACGACCATCGGCAACTACGACTACGGCTTCTACTGGTACCTCTACACCGACGGCACCATCCAGCTGGAGAGCAAGGCCACCGGCATCGTCTTCACCTCGGCGTTCCGCGGCGAGGAGCACCCGTACGCGACCGAGATCGCGCCGGGGCTGGGAGCGCCGTTCCACCAGCACCTGTTCTCCGCGCGGCTGGACATGGCCGTCGACGGGCAGCGCAACACCGTGCACGAGGTCGACGCCGTCCGCGTGCCCATGGGCGACGGCAACCCCTACGGCAACGCCTTCACCCGCCGGCTGACGCCGCTGACCCGCGAGTCCGAGGCGGCACGGGCGAGCGATGCCACCGTCGGGCGCACCTGGCACGTGCTCAACAGCGCCAGGACCAACCGGCTCGGTCAGCCCGTCGGTTACGCGCTGCACCCGCAGAACGCGCCCGTCCTGCTGGCCGACGACGGGTCGTCGATCCACCAGCGCGCGAACTTCTCGACGAAGAGCCTCTGGGTCACCGCCTACGACCCGGCCGAGCGGTATCCGGCCGGCGACTTCGTCAACCAGCACCCCGGGTCCGGCGGTCTGCCCACGTTCGTCGAGGACGACGCCCCGCTGGAGGACGCCGACGTCGTCCTGTGGCACACCTTCGGGCTGACCCACTTCCCGCGGCCGGAGGACTGGCCGGTCATGCCGACCGACTACACCGGCTTCACGCTCAAGCCGGTCGGCTTCTTCGACCGCAACCCGGCGCTGGGCCTGCCGCGGTCCACCTCGTCGCACTGCGCGTCGCACGAGTGA
- a CDS encoding APC family permease translates to MATVSDPSTAGATQKRLSGRLGVGSIVFMVVAAAAPLTVVAGTVPIGIAAGNGPAYPSMYVISAVVLMFFAVGFTAMTRHVPNAGAFYSYIGTGLGRGAGLGSAMVALISYVTVQGAVYGYIGFALGDLVSRWGGPSLPWWFWTGVVIAVAGLLGYRHIELSSKVLGVLLVCEVGIVLLLDAVVTGQGGGPEGLSTAMFQPSEIFSGAPGIGLMFAIAGFIGFEATAIFRDEARDPNRTIPRATYAALALIGVFYTVSAWAIVSAWGDGPAVARATADPGTMVVETAQRYLGTAASDVMQVLFVTSLFAAVLSFHNVLSRYFFSLGNTGVLPGICGRSHARHASPHVASLVTTAVGAALMAIGAIAGLDPVTQIFTWLAGVASVGIVVLMLLACLAVLVFFRRTNTDRRPWNTLIAPSLGLVGLALILVLLVQNLPLLMGGSTALGVGAGVLLAVALVAGWPLARLRPHAARELSLASIADSAPQI, encoded by the coding sequence ATGGCCACCGTCTCCGACCCGTCCACGGCCGGCGCGACCCAGAAACGGCTCTCCGGCCGGCTGGGTGTCGGCTCGATCGTCTTCATGGTCGTGGCCGCCGCCGCGCCGCTGACCGTCGTCGCCGGCACCGTGCCGATCGGCATCGCCGCGGGCAACGGCCCCGCCTACCCGTCCATGTACGTGATCAGCGCGGTCGTGCTGATGTTCTTCGCGGTCGGTTTCACCGCCATGACCCGGCACGTGCCGAACGCCGGCGCCTTCTACTCCTACATCGGCACCGGTCTCGGCCGCGGCGCCGGCCTGGGCAGCGCGATGGTCGCGCTGATCAGCTACGTCACGGTGCAGGGCGCCGTGTACGGCTACATCGGCTTCGCCCTCGGCGACCTCGTCTCCCGCTGGGGCGGCCCGAGCCTGCCGTGGTGGTTCTGGACCGGCGTGGTGATCGCGGTCGCCGGACTGCTCGGCTACCGGCACATCGAGCTGTCCAGCAAGGTGCTCGGCGTCCTGCTGGTCTGCGAGGTCGGCATCGTGCTGCTGCTGGACGCCGTGGTCACCGGCCAGGGCGGTGGTCCGGAGGGCCTGTCGACGGCGATGTTCCAGCCCTCGGAGATCTTCTCCGGCGCCCCGGGCATCGGCCTGATGTTCGCCATCGCCGGGTTCATCGGCTTCGAGGCGACCGCGATCTTCCGCGACGAGGCCCGTGACCCGAACCGGACCATCCCGCGCGCGACCTACGCCGCGCTCGCGCTCATCGGGGTCTTCTACACCGTCTCCGCGTGGGCCATCGTGAGCGCGTGGGGCGACGGACCCGCCGTCGCCCGCGCCACCGCCGACCCGGGGACGATGGTCGTGGAGACCGCGCAGCGCTATCTCGGCACGGCGGCGTCGGACGTGATGCAGGTGCTCTTCGTGACCAGCCTGTTCGCCGCCGTCCTGTCGTTCCACAACGTGCTCAGCCGCTACTTCTTCTCCCTCGGCAACACCGGCGTGCTGCCGGGCATCTGCGGCCGGTCGCACGCGCGGCACGCCTCGCCGCACGTCGCGTCGCTGGTGACCACGGCCGTCGGCGCGGCGCTCATGGCCATCGGCGCGATCGCCGGCCTCGACCCGGTGACCCAGATCTTCACCTGGCTGGCCGGGGTCGCCAGCGTCGGCATCGTCGTCCTGATGCTGCTGGCCTGCCTGGCCGTGCTCGTGTTCTTCCGCCGCACGAACACCGACCGGCGGCCGTGGAACACGCTGATCGCCCCGTCGCTCGGCCTGGTCGGGCTGGCGCTGATCCTCGTGCTCCTCGTCCAGAACCTGCCGCTGCTCATGGGCGGTTCCACGGCCCTCGGCGTCGGCGCGGGTGTGCTGCTCGCCGTCGCCCTGGTCGCCGGCTGGCCGCTCGCCCGCCTGCGCCCCCACGCCGCCCGCGAGCTCAGCCTCGCCTCGATCGCCGACTCCGCCCCGCAGATCTGA